From a single Planctellipticum variicoloris genomic region:
- the cas3u gene encoding type I-U CRISPR-associated helicase/endonuclease Cas3, with protein MSIHSASVRSTTGRKMTKPSQQVDFDGAFKALTGHSPLSWQRRLYRHWFAVEKFPAVCDLPTGLGKTMVMAIWLIAWANNLRIPTRLIYVVDRRTVVDQATDLAEMLVRNWKNTNFGGEPPAISTLRGQLADNREWSRDPSRPAIIIGTVDLIGSALLFSGYRSSYKRRPLEAGLLGQDSLLVLDEAHLSKPFEKLACAIGDDGPFQKSRDKRLQGSPMRVIRMSATTSSDPTVNVFRLEGDFERRTEDFVDDTVFNRYEATKVLTITTLGQKEKLTDRIAREAVALAEDNSLRGKRIVVFVRKPDDAKSIAIAIRGQVVEVIDEAGQKSKRIKSTPYANSVAVLTGTMRGLERDELVDLEKPLGEGDHERRVMQRFLKPDNDPSLGSCFLISTSAGEVGFDLNADHLVGDEAPLDSWIQRLGRVNRRGNGKATVVLVRRKEPADKSEFDKACSATSNLLTNGMDVSPKALKVFKNSLQREQIERASSPKLATVDLTDVLLDAWSMTSITDRMPGRPDVGPWLRGIAEWEPPRTEIAWRAELDLDGFADLGDYDIEEWFDTHRILTHESLGANTGDVASWLKARWDGFSEMQQEEIGKRPVIIDRAGMEILPLGEVVNRLSRKTADADAFLRGAEIIVPASFGGIRRGVGLLDFTEPKLNRGDEAKPPEEAPSILNDQTDAIDVADVGGGRYREKLVKLEGGEPETTPLIPGAVNPTGLARYALELESDDEKTVRLVSYVPRRERPETGQKPQTLKQHVSTVRKVVDDIVSRLAIPSAIVQASQFAADWHDHGKARERWQRLLVLQGDFARPDEPMGKSGGEMKRDSRGYRHEFASLREFTDAFNGGNLLDTSGDPVNQDVFDLAAHLIAVHHGRGRPHFPKGGFDPDCEARSNEIHTEAIRRFARLQRRYGWWRLAWLENLLRCADALASANVNSTESDETERGE; from the coding sequence ATGAGCATCCATTCCGCATCTGTTCGTTCGACGACGGGCCGCAAGATGACCAAACCCAGCCAGCAGGTTGATTTCGATGGCGCCTTCAAGGCGCTCACCGGTCATTCACCGTTGTCGTGGCAGCGGAGGTTGTATCGGCACTGGTTCGCCGTCGAAAAATTCCCGGCCGTCTGTGATCTGCCAACAGGACTCGGTAAGACGATGGTGATGGCGATCTGGCTCATCGCCTGGGCAAACAACCTGAGGATTCCCACGCGGCTGATCTACGTCGTCGATCGGAGAACCGTCGTCGATCAGGCCACCGACCTTGCAGAGATGCTGGTCAGGAACTGGAAAAACACGAACTTTGGCGGCGAACCACCCGCCATCTCCACACTTCGCGGCCAACTCGCCGACAATCGCGAATGGTCGCGCGATCCTTCCAGGCCCGCAATCATCATCGGTACGGTCGATCTCATCGGCTCGGCGCTGCTGTTCTCCGGCTATCGCTCCAGTTACAAACGCCGACCGCTCGAAGCGGGCTTGCTCGGGCAGGATTCTCTGCTGGTTCTGGACGAGGCTCATCTGTCCAAACCTTTCGAGAAGCTTGCCTGCGCCATTGGCGATGATGGCCCATTCCAGAAAAGTCGCGACAAGCGATTACAAGGCTCGCCGATGCGAGTTATTCGCATGTCTGCGACGACCTCATCCGATCCAACAGTCAACGTGTTTCGACTCGAAGGTGATTTTGAGCGCCGAACCGAGGACTTTGTCGACGATACGGTTTTTAACCGGTACGAGGCCACGAAGGTCCTGACGATTACGACACTTGGCCAGAAGGAAAAATTGACCGATAGAATCGCCCGCGAAGCCGTCGCTTTGGCAGAAGACAACTCGCTTCGTGGCAAACGCATCGTTGTTTTTGTTCGAAAGCCGGATGATGCAAAGAGTATTGCCATCGCGATTCGCGGGCAGGTTGTCGAAGTCATTGATGAGGCCGGCCAGAAGTCCAAAAGGATCAAGAGCACACCATACGCGAATTCGGTTGCAGTCCTCACCGGCACGATGCGCGGGTTGGAGCGCGATGAACTCGTCGATCTTGAGAAACCTCTTGGCGAAGGCGACCACGAACGCCGGGTGATGCAACGGTTTCTCAAACCCGATAATGATCCTTCACTTGGGAGTTGCTTCCTCATCTCTACCAGCGCCGGCGAAGTCGGCTTCGATCTCAACGCAGACCATCTCGTGGGTGACGAGGCGCCGCTGGATTCCTGGATTCAGCGCCTGGGCCGGGTGAATCGTCGCGGTAACGGCAAGGCAACGGTAGTGCTGGTCAGAAGGAAGGAACCTGCCGACAAGTCAGAGTTCGACAAGGCGTGTTCGGCCACGTCGAATCTACTCACGAATGGTATGGACGTCAGCCCCAAGGCGTTGAAAGTATTCAAGAATTCGCTCCAGCGGGAGCAGATCGAACGGGCGTCCTCTCCAAAACTAGCAACGGTCGACCTGACCGATGTTCTTCTCGATGCGTGGAGCATGACCAGCATCACGGACCGCATGCCGGGCCGCCCCGATGTCGGTCCATGGCTGCGTGGCATTGCCGAGTGGGAACCACCACGAACGGAGATCGCCTGGCGGGCCGAACTCGATCTCGACGGCTTTGCCGACCTGGGTGATTACGACATTGAAGAATGGTTCGACACCCACCGCATCCTCACTCACGAATCGCTCGGTGCGAACACTGGCGATGTAGCCAGTTGGCTCAAGGCACGGTGGGATGGATTTTCCGAAATGCAGCAAGAAGAGATCGGAAAACGGCCGGTGATCATCGATCGTGCGGGAATGGAAATCCTCCCGTTGGGCGAAGTCGTCAATCGCTTGTCACGCAAGACCGCCGATGCCGATGCGTTCTTGCGGGGAGCGGAAATCATTGTTCCTGCGTCCTTCGGCGGCATTCGTCGTGGAGTTGGTTTACTCGATTTCACCGAACCAAAGCTCAATAGAGGCGACGAAGCGAAGCCGCCTGAAGAAGCCCCGTCGATTCTCAATGATCAGACGGACGCAATCGACGTTGCCGACGTAGGGGGGGGACGCTATCGCGAGAAGCTCGTAAAACTCGAAGGAGGCGAGCCGGAAACGACCCCGCTCATCCCTGGAGCGGTTAATCCGACGGGACTCGCTCGCTACGCTCTCGAACTTGAATCCGATGACGAGAAGACTGTCCGTCTTGTCAGCTACGTTCCGCGACGAGAGCGACCCGAAACAGGCCAGAAACCGCAAACTCTCAAACAGCATGTGTCTACCGTCCGCAAGGTCGTAGACGACATCGTTTCCCGCTTGGCGATTCCCAGTGCGATCGTACAGGCCTCCCAATTTGCTGCCGATTGGCACGACCACGGAAAAGCCCGAGAACGATGGCAGCGCCTGCTCGTTCTCCAGGGAGATTTCGCCAGACCGGATGAACCGATGGGCAAGTCCGGCGGCGAAATGAAACGTGACTCACGGGGCTATCGCCACGAATTCGCCTCGCTCCGCGAGTTCACCGACGCATTCAACGGTGGGAACCTGCTCGATACTTCCGGCGATCCAGTCAATCAGGACGTCTTCGATCTGGCCGCGCACCTGATCGCCGTCCATCACGGTCGCGGACGGCCGCATTTTCCAAAAGGCGGTTTTGATCCCGATTGCGAAGCTCGTTCGAATGAAATTCATACGGAGGCCATTCGCCGTTTCGCGCGGCTTCAGCGGAGGTACGGCTGGTGGCGTCTGGCGTGGCTTGAAAACCTGCTGCGATGCGCCGACGCCTTGGCGAGTGCGAATGTTAACAGCACCGAAAGCGACGAAACGGAGCGAGGCGAATAA
- the cas7u gene encoding type I-U CRISPR-associated RAMP protein Csb1/Cas7u, which produces MSELLDSYDHLLKDTGPAAIVLKQWLKPVGDPIVFPPTYANPKEKDPPVYNIDHFGDTTSLGKRFERFKKTHTFMTSERVEEGKLHSVCVIDSIPSQANRIEPAFARLVDDEGNQVKLVPTVKVKAKIDDEVRELDLLIDAGHRIADAMLRYTSIAADVSAAILARKKRDKPDSKPLAKLAPTSLIFGMWDSQATGVKIPRLINSIIRAYDVREYRRSSQFNPAMDFEAAGVTTDKGDVRLSEVGMDGAPSTFQLGGVEAIGGICREASLNLCTLRDIQSTSDEETLKLQRYILGLSLVAITYLDGKVLNLRQGCQLVGVPEKPMERNAINADGTEAAFVIDATAALKYASMAAADFGIGPDRIDIVFDAKAAKAARKKVKPAKEEDNA; this is translated from the coding sequence ATGTCTGAATTACTTGATTCTTACGATCACCTTCTCAAAGACACCGGTCCGGCAGCCATCGTGCTCAAGCAATGGCTCAAGCCGGTCGGCGACCCGATCGTTTTCCCACCAACTTACGCCAACCCAAAAGAGAAGGATCCGCCTGTCTACAACATTGATCACTTTGGAGACACTACGTCTCTCGGAAAGCGGTTCGAGAGGTTCAAGAAGACGCATACATTCATGACTTCTGAGCGTGTCGAAGAAGGCAAGCTCCATTCCGTTTGCGTCATTGACAGCATTCCCTCGCAAGCGAATCGAATCGAGCCGGCATTTGCACGTTTGGTCGACGACGAGGGAAACCAAGTCAAGCTCGTCCCGACAGTGAAAGTGAAGGCCAAGATCGACGACGAGGTACGTGAACTGGATCTGCTCATTGATGCAGGCCATCGTATTGCCGATGCCATGCTTCGCTACACCTCCATCGCAGCCGACGTCAGTGCCGCAATTCTTGCCCGAAAGAAGCGCGACAAGCCCGACTCTAAGCCGCTCGCAAAACTTGCTCCGACATCGCTCATCTTCGGCATGTGGGATTCGCAGGCCACAGGCGTGAAAATTCCGCGACTCATCAATTCAATTATCCGCGCATACGACGTTCGCGAGTACCGTCGATCCTCGCAGTTCAATCCGGCCATGGATTTTGAGGCTGCCGGAGTGACCACAGACAAGGGCGACGTCCGATTATCTGAGGTCGGTATGGATGGTGCCCCATCCACGTTCCAACTCGGGGGAGTTGAGGCAATTGGTGGCATTTGCCGTGAGGCGTCTCTGAATCTCTGTACGTTACGGGACATCCAATCGACATCGGATGAGGAAACCCTGAAGCTCCAACGATACATCCTTGGCCTGAGCTTAGTTGCGATTACCTACCTTGATGGAAAGGTATTGAACCTACGGCAGGGCTGTCAATTAGTCGGTGTTCCGGAGAAGCCCATGGAACGCAATGCGATTAACGCCGACGGAACGGAGGCGGCATTCGTGATCGATGCTACGGCTGCGTTGAAGTATGCCAGCATGGCTGCCGCCGATTTTGGTATCGGCCCAGATCGCATTGATATCGTGTTCGATGCGAAAGCCGCGAAGGCGGCGCGGAAGAAAGTAAAGCCAGCCAAAGAGGAGGACAACGCGTGA